GAAGGTAGTCACGCGCAGATGTTCCAGCACGCGGAATGTGGCATCGTGGCTAACCAGCCGCTCGAAATAGCGCCCGGCGGTACGGGTGATCGCCGCCCCGCGCACACCGGCGGCGGGCAGCATATAGTTGAAACTATATAGCCCGGCGACGCCGACCACTGCCGAGGCGGAAAGGAACCAGCCTGAAAGCGTTAACAGCCCAATACTGGCCAGCAGCGTGACGACCGCCAGCACCACGCCCAGCGTCAGCATCCATTTATGGCGTTTATATAATGCGAGATAAGGCAGCAAGGCGCGCATTTAAATCTCCTCCTGACGATGTGCCAGCAGCGCGGCAAACACGCCCCCGGCGGCGGCAAGCTCGGCATAGCTGCCCTGTTCAACAATGCGTCCCTCCTGCATCACCCAAACGGCATCCCACTCTGCGAGGTTTTCCAACTGGTGGGTCACCATCAGCGTCGTTTGCTGGCGCGAGGCGCTGGTCAGCGCCTGCATCACACGTTGCTCGCTGTGGGCATCAAGGCTGGCGGAGGGTTCATCCAGCAGCAACAGCTGGCAGGAGGAGAGCAGAGTGCGGGCGACAGCGACACGCTGCGCCTGGCCGACGGAGAGGCGAACAGCCTGATCGCCAGGCTGGGTTTCCAGCCCTTCCGGTAACAGCGGCAGAAACTCGCTTACCCACGCCTTATCCAGCGCAGCGAGTAAGGCCGCTTCGCTGGCATCCGGGCGAGATAACAGCACATTCTCGCGCAGCGTGGCGGCTGGCAACTGCGGGTTTTGGCCGACCCAGCTTATCGCGTTGCGCCAGCTGTCGGGATCGAGCGCGCTCAGTTCAATACCGTTAACGCGCAGCGAGCCTTCATAAGGCAGGAACCCTAACAGCGCGTTAATCAGCGAGCTTTTTCCCGATCCGCTGCGCCCGACCACCACAACCCGCTGTTGGGAGGAGAGGGTAAAGGTGAGCGGCCCGGCCAGCACTGCGCCTTCGGGCGATTTAACAATTAAATCCTCTGCCGTCAGGGTGACAGGCTCACCCGCATTGAGCGTGATATCGCCGCGTTGCGGATGGGCGAGCGGCGCTTCCATAAAGGTTTTCAGGCTATCCGCTGCGCCTACTGCCTGCGCCTTCGCGTGGTAAAAGGTACCCAGATCGCGCAGCGGCTGGAAAAATTCCGGTGCCAGCACCAGCGCAAGAAAACCGGCAAACAGCGTCACGCCGGTACCGTAATGGCCGAAATTGAGTTCGCCCAGATAGGAGAAACCAAAGTAAACGGCGACCAGCGCGATGGAAAGTGACGCGAAAAATTCCAGCACCCCGGAGGAGAGAAACGCCAGGCGCAGCACTTCCATCGTGCGGCTGCGAAAATCCTGCGACGCGCGGCGGATGCTTTCCGTTTCCGCTTCGCCACGGCCAAAAATACGCAGCGTCTCCATGCCGCGCAGGCGGTCAAGGAAGTGACCGCTCAGGCGCGCCAGTGCTTTAAAGTTACGGCGGTTAGCATCGGCTGCGCCCATCCCGACCATTGCCATAAACAGCGGGATTAGCGGTGCGGTGC
This Kosakonia cowanii JCM 10956 = DSM 18146 DNA region includes the following protein-coding sequences:
- the cydD gene encoding heme ABC transporter permease/ATP-binding protein CydD, whose amino-acid sequence is MNKTRQQELTRWLKQQSIISRRWLTLSRLLGVVSGVLIVAQAWLLASILNHMIIEHIPREALLLPFALLVLVFILRSWVVWLRERVGFHAGAQIRFAIRRRVLDRLQQAGPAWIQGKPAGSWATLILEQIDDMHDFYARYLPQMALAASVPLLIVITLFPINWAAALILLGTAPLIPLFMAMVGMGAADANRRNFKALARLSGHFLDRLRGMETLRIFGRGEAETESIRRASQDFRSRTMEVLRLAFLSSGVLEFFASLSIALVAVYFGFSYLGELNFGHYGTGVTLFAGFLALVLAPEFFQPLRDLGTFYHAKAQAVGAADSLKTFMEAPLAHPQRGDITLNAGEPVTLTAEDLIVKSPEGAVLAGPLTFTLSSQQRVVVVGRSGSGKSSLINALLGFLPYEGSLRVNGIELSALDPDSWRNAISWVGQNPQLPAATLRENVLLSRPDASEAALLAALDKAWVSEFLPLLPEGLETQPGDQAVRLSVGQAQRVAVARTLLSSCQLLLLDEPSASLDAHSEQRVMQALTSASRQQTTLMVTHQLENLAEWDAVWVMQEGRIVEQGSYAELAAAGGVFAALLAHRQEEI